The Primulina tabacum isolate GXHZ01 chromosome 10, ASM2559414v2, whole genome shotgun sequence region atttgcactgactgaagaacaggcccaagatgcaccagatgatgtgattgcaggtaactgttttctttgcggttatcctgcctatgtattgatagacacaggtgcatctcatactttcatatctgagcgtttcgcattgttgcattcattgcttgtcgagtcattatctgctgtagtgtctatttcttctccgttgggaagtggtcttatatctgtgacttcagttagataTTGTATACTATAGTTTGAGGGTcacgagattgatttagattgtattgtgcttgggttagctgattttgattgtattgttgggattgatatgttaaccaagtaccaagccactgtagactgtttccaaaagattgtcagattcagatcagagatggctgatgagtggaaattctacggtaagggttccagatctcggattcccttagtatctgttttgacgatgattagattattgcagaaaggagcagaggggttccttatatattcagtagatctactgaaactgagtccgtcattggcagatctgccagtggtacgtgagtttgcggatgtattcccagacgagattccagggttacctccagcccgagaggttgatttcagcattgatcttataccaggtacagtccttatatctcgagctccctatagaatggcgcctattgaattgaaagaattgaaagaacagctcgaagatttattggccaagggttacatcagaccgagtgtatctccttggggtgctctggtattatttcttcgaaagaaagacggttcgagattgtgtattgattaccgacaactgaacaaggcaatagtgaagaacaaatatcctttgcctcgtatcgacgatttatttgatcagttgcagggatcctatgtctattccaagatcgatctgagatctgtatatcaccagctgagagtccgagatgttgatataccgaagacagcgttttgaaccaggtatggacattacaaatttattgtcatgccctttggtttaacgaatgctccagcggtgtttatgagtttgatgaaccgtatctttcagaagtatctagatgagtttgttattgtttttattgataatattttggtatattccaagagtgagattgatcatgccgagcatttaagaattgtgttgcagacattgagaaCAGAGAAATTGTATACTAAACtatcaaagtgtgagttttggttgagacaggttgtctttttgggtcatatcatatctggagacggtatttctgttgatccgagtaaagttgaaggtgtgatcagttggcctagactgacttctgtaccagagatatgCAGTTTTATGGGTCTAGAAGAATACTACCGacgatttatcagagatttctccagtattgcaaaaccgattacccagttgacataGAAGAATGCgtcatttgtgtggtctgaagcttgtgagtctagcttcttggagttgaagaaacgactgactagtgctccagtgttgacgaTACTTttaggtactggtgattttgtcgtatattgtgatgcatctcacagagggttaggatgtgttctgatgcagcaaggacatgtgatcgcatatgcctcgagacagttgaagccacgcGAGATTcattacccaattcatgatcttgaattggcggccatcgtatttgctctgaagatatggcgacactacctctatgacgagaaatttgaaatctactatgatcacaaaagcctgaagtatcctgttttctcagtcagagttaaacatgaaacagcgtagatggctcgatttgttaaaggactttgattgcgagatcaaatactatccaggaaagtcgaatgcagcagcggatgccttgagtcgaaagtatgttccctatccttatcgacgataggtgtttcgaatatgattgaagattgctgtttgtctggattagcgtttgatacagatagtagaccactacgacttgctacgattcaagttgggactgatttgattttgagaattaaagcagcacaaagagttgatcagaatattcagaagtcgatccagatggtcagatcaggacataaatcagaatatcaggtacatgatcatattctgtatgtgaataaccgtcttgtagtgccagatgtttcagatttgaaacaacagatattgtcagaagcgcactgtagtcggttcagtattcatcctggtggcaggaagatgtacaacgatctgaagacacaattttggtggaaacagatgaagtcagatattgcagagtttgtgtctaagtgcttgaattgccaacaagtgaaggccgagaggaagaagcccggaggtttacttcagagtttatctattcctgaatggaaaagggatcacatttccatggatttcgttacgaagttaccacgatcatcccggggctgtgatgcgacttgggtcattattgacagattgaccaaatcatcttgttttattccgtacagaatgacgtaccgacatgatcagatggccgagatatatatcagagaggtggttagattgcatggtgtgccgaagtcgatcgtatcagatcgtgatccacgattcacttctcacttctGGTATAGTCTgtagcaggctttaggtacgacattgcatctgagcactgcttatcatccccagacagacggacagtcagagcggactatccaaacattagaggatatgttgagagctgtagtgctagattttggcactagttggcaagattcactaccactttgtgaattctcatacaacaacagctatcagacgagcatcgagatggcaccgtttgaagctttgtatggcaagaagtgcagatctcctctgtattaggatgatgtatctgaggtaccagaacttgggcctgatatgattcgtgaaatgattGAGAGGgtgaagataattcagaagagaatgaagatggcacaggatagacaagctaagtatgcgaacatcagacgtagaccgttcgTATTTGAACATGGAGacatagtatttttgaaaatttctcctttcagaggcgttgtcagatttggcaaacgcgggaagttatcttctagatacatcggtccgtacgaaattcttgagaagattggcgatcgggcatatcgacttgctcttcctccttctttatatgggatacatgatgtctttcatgtatctatgctgcgtagatacatgcctgatgcttctcatgtcattcagcctgatgaggccaagcttgacgatacactgagttattttgagcaaccattacagattatggatcgaaaagaaaagcagctcagaacgaagactattccgctagtgaaagtccagtggagtcgtcatggcattgaagaagcgacttgggagacagaatcagagatgagacagatTGCTTcttgtacatactttgattgattgctgcgagttcgaggacaaaatcttatctaagagggggagaaatgtaatgctcgagattgtaggttgataaaacgaaattatgaagtgttgcatggaagaggcaccgcacccgcgcctagcattctactgcacccgcggttgtggcTCATGAAATATGGAAGATCTACAGTAgcttcaccgcacccgcagtcgaTTATTCTGAATTTATGAATGTGGTGCCGTggggtgagcgcacccgcggtgagagAATGAGCGCACCCACGGTCGCTGTTTCTGAATTCTTGGGATGAGCCCCGTgagctcagcgcacccgcggtaagaagtgagcgcacctgcggtcttgCGTGTTGAACAAAGAATGAAACATGTGTCCCTTCTCATGCATACTTAATGTGTTGTCTCTCATTCCTTACCATTTCCAGCAGGCAGACCGAGAGAGAGATTATCTTGGCAAGTTCATGATTCCTTGCATCTTAGAAATTAGATTGTGCAACATTCAACCAAACGAATTTAATTCcgagttcagatttgtgttcCTTGCATCATAAgcttcaaaaggatgtaagtatttttCATTTCCAGTGTGTTTTGAGATTTATATGTTGCAGGAAttgtgattttattagagatttatGTTCTTGAGTAGCTAGAGATCATAACgccgtaaacggatcgattatcggatgtcgtatgcaatttgtatgattttccagcatatattgaGTTGAGATGGTGCAGAATTCAGTCTTGTGGATTGATGTTGATAAGAATTATgagtattgatatttgagttgatcggtatcaaaagattacgtcgttatgccgtcgaaagttattgaaattacatattgatctatttgcATATCCtacttggagttgaagattgaTATGGTGCATTTATACATGTTATTCAGATTAGTATTGACAGATTTTATATCccgacttcgagacttcgattgtgtCCAacaaaaagaaatgtataattcatgtgaattcgggaagatacaactcgaattagatttgatttgagtttcccaaaatcacataataGATTTTGGTTTATATCTTGTTATgtttatgccttgtttatagatttatattcaagcatttaagataggagagtcattggcagatttgccaaatttctagatgttcggtggtatctacgcataggagcagatttactccgattgtagacattcgatacagacaggatcgaagtctaggaataactcggcgctcatcagtgtaatccaatgaatcaaacagaATCTCAATATCATTGAGCCAACTCTCGAACTCAACTGAATTCTCTGTACCCTTCAAAGTTGGCGATTTAAaagattgaaatctcttcagtaacgtttccatcggtgttgctgtaacATCTATCGGATTGGctgaggtactaccctgttctgggattcttcgaggaggcatatctgattatcaaaatgattagtaaccaaatacaaccaatctgtttcagtccccctctgatcatcttactactgatcaagaatcggttctgattcattctaaATAAcccatgtttccaatcaaatcaaataatcaggtaaacatacATTTCAAAGCATTAAAACATGTAAGCATAAcaaaagcaagaaagaaaactaaatctaccccgctcactagcttctatctcagtctaagaaacctactgctctgataccacctgctgtggggacccgaacctaattcgtcttcttaatcattattaggatcatttaattaatctgggtctaaatttttttttttaaatacataagtacggaatataatgaaattagtctgatataaatatcaacaataaagtACAGGTCCtgtacaaagtacatttatttcaaactcatgttcagtcactacatcaagtactgaaaacccATCTATTCTAAGTcctaatctccacgctaatcttgaatctctcatcctcttcgtgaccctgatcctatcccacctgttgtcatgcacacatacaaacacaacaacaggcGGATAACTTcgatgagaaatacatcccagtataaacaatgtatacatgcaatcatatagacTGGTATAAAAGCATGTAACCAATATCAATAACCTGTATCATAATTtaaaagacatgaatcgatataaagctgtaaataaactctagactcgtcatctcagactcgactcatctctaatctagggattccGGTTCCTTGAAAATTGGcgtactatatcgaatctccgcaatagaagtcaaTTCgatcctacgcaacatcgatataaaccaaacatccagtgtcttggcctatccgccaaagacttggcacctccgccaatgactaggcacatccgcccatgactcgacacatgctttgctatacatcaatagactaagcatatcaatctcatgaattgaaaagataaatgcaataaagtaaagtatgtgatttttgggaaactcaagtcaaatcaaactcgagtcataTCCTCCCGATttgacattgatttatacattttttttgttGGGGTTTGGCTCTGATCtatctttcaaatcttcaatatcaatctggcataACATAatcgaggaatacaatatcaacatatacccCAATCAAAACCTGATGTAATcataactcaatcaaattctgtttcaacggcataactgcacaatctcaatatacccagcaatacaaatatccatagataccaatctcaactcataatcgatcgacaaacataatctgatatcaaatctgtataatctcaatcaattcaattctgaaaatgataacaaattcatacAATATTCGTTCTTTGATTTGACTTCGATTATCCAATGACCACAATCGCAGAAATAGacaatatcagtcatatcatgattcctctcatatcatattttcaaatcatatcaaaacataagaaaacttacgtccagttgaagctctcgtcgataggaacacggtattgaagtcagattgaaaatcagacggatgGATTTTGCGTAAATCAAATTTTCATATCAAAAGAACTTGCAACATTCCCCTGAAGCTTTTCGTTCTTTCTCCTGCCAAACACTAAAGGAAATGAAGGAATGTACTTATATATTTCATGTCCAAGGACAAATGGCTCATCCTTTAGGCTGCAcgtctcgcgtatatgcgcgacttccctcggcgcatatgcgcgagacctactggtttCCAGCGCATAACACAttctctgctcgcgcatattcgGTCATCtcccggtgcatatgcgcgaggttctctgccatactcgcgcatatgcgcaggtcCTTGTcgcccatatgcgcgaggttctctgcctacctcgcgcatatgcgcctggctgggtcgcgcatatgcgcgagggctcatcctcgcacataattccagTCTTCttttcgtctttcccggtcttttcctttccgtctataatcacatcaattatcaacaaatcatttcagattacaatactaaaatctcgggcattacaataatTGTCTAATTGAGCTCTACGTGCCCATTAAGAAAATACGATTTATCTTTTTCATCATaaggtagtgaaaatgtcaaaataatgggagataattttataaaataaaaatacacatttttttatcttagaattattttaaattatcaataaaaattatctgtttttattttcagtatatttacgatAACTGCTTGTAACCTGCTTTTCAATCATTCTAGATCAAAACAAATTGAATGGTCCTAACTATAATgactaattttgaaatttaaagattGTTCTTAACTCAAAAAAGATTGCATATGTGCTTAATAAGAAGCCACTGAAGGAAGTAGCTTCTAATGTCAGTCAAACTGAATTAGCTAAGCTTGAGAAATGGTGggaccatgatcttcaagctaagaGCTAAATGTTGGCTTATATGTCGAATGAACTTCAAAGGAGGTTCGAGGAGGCGGTGAATACTGCTTACATTCACCTTCATCTGAAAGAATTGTATTTTGTACGAACTCGTTCAGAGAGACATGCTACTATTAAAGAACTCATGACTACACACTTGCGAGAGGGGACtttggtccatgagcatggtgttaggATGATTGAGCTCATCGCGAAGTTGGTGAGACTCGATGTGGTTATTCTTAGTGAACTCTCGACTGACATTCTCTTGCTGTCTTTGCCTGCCTCGTTCGATGGATTtgtggttaattttaatatgaacaagcttgagGCCACCCTTAAAGAATTGGTCAATATGTTTTGCTACTTATGAggccacaaaaaaaaaaaggttgttCTTCTAGTGGGCTCATCGTATAGTATGAAAAAGGGAGCCCAAAATAAAGGCAAGAAGCGTAATGCCCCACCAAAGAAGAACaagcccaacaagaagccatacAAGAAATCAAATCTGGGGCCATCAAAGCTTCGATAATTATAACATATCTGTTTCCACTAAaacaagcctggacattggaggcgtaattgcacggagtatcttgcccagaagcgtCTGACCATGGtatgttttatattgaagttaaTGTTTCTATTAATTACTCTTCTTGGATATTGGATATCAGATGTGGTTCTCATCTatgcaatgatttgcaggtgattgGAAGAAGCAAGAGGCTTAGAGATAGTGAAACATTTCAAAGACTAGAAAATAGAGCAAGAGTTGATGTCACTGCCATTTGAGACGTTACTTTAATTTTAgacaaatattttaagttgttttttAGAGACGTTTTATATGTTCACTACtaattggttaaaaacattaattctatttctatgcttgatagggatggttattcttgtttttttgctaaaggtgtttgaaatttatacaagaatgaatgtttgattagaacaaaaaaattaacaaatgatctctacaacttaaaattaaaagatattccgTTAAACAATATCCAAGTacatataaaaacaaaaaaaaaacaaaagaaaaatagaagatcCAAATtccgcacaaatatggcacgctagactaggtcatatttcctAAATAGGGATGCATAAGCTGGTGGGAGAaaacatgtttgacttgtcagacataaattctctacctacttgggagtcctgtctaaaaggaaaaatgaccaagacttCATTCAATGAAAACTTGGAACATGCACATGGTCTAGtagatttgatccacacagacgtttgtggcccgctaagtgttagcacaaaatatgggcaatcctacttcattatctttattgatgaccattcgaggtatgggcatttttatttgataaaacgcaaatctgaagcatttgaaagttcaaagaattcatatTTGAAGTAGaactgtagaggcccgaaattcgtactagaaaatttgcggaataattaaaatttttctttttaaataaataaaatgccttattcataaaatatactgataaaaagactcaatgtttaaaatagcagcggaagtaaatatttgtttcaaagcaaaaacttaaaataattcatcgtgataaaatgagtttgcataaaataataaataaactgataaatgaggtccttggattcctactactgccgacccaagatggctcactggtccccgccctcggccccgacctcattagtacctacaacaatcaagtctagtgagtctaaagactcagcatgcatatatcgtagataacaagtaaatatatcataaaatttcatgctgTGTAAcgatatcatatcgtaaaacgtaacgtgaaaatatcttgtcatgagtaattataaatacgtgcatatctgaaaaatcgtaagtgaaatgtttgctaaatagagccctgtcatgaaatagcatatcataattttctgttgagaatatgttctacgcaagtggcccattaCATtaactgaatcgtctgatcatactaaaccacagtatactgggcggtagagatcatcatagcccttggactggatatccgtaccaatacatgaacatgaaccggtcagtgaccaccagataaagtaataatcccatgataagctgcaatcccatgagtgtgaagtggccacaagcaatatcgcatatatctcaaaaataaacttttatatttttatgcacgtaatataattaaatgtcctctattattttaccgaatgggttggatcgtttcgaggctcgctgcgacctaaatctaacatgaaaaactTGCAAAtaacttaacttgaccaacgcttcaaaatcggactaaaaacgagactattacgcccaacaaacttaatatttcaccatgactccgtaccatcccgaaccaacatcgaaccatcatttagtcatgattaaaatacacctaaaaatactggaaaataatcaccaagggctgtaatacacgaaaattatgcatggaggccaaaatcatgaaacgctctttcgagagtcactttggcaccttgcaccgtaaattctcgtacgacctctaaacttaaccaaatcacaaacagccaaaaacatgaccttcctaactcaataaggcactgccaagtccaaggccataggctaaaagccaaccaaggaaTGAAACGAGCCTCTGCACCAAAgcacaaagttgctgtcaagaaaattacagcagcagctaTTGCGCTTTCTTGCGTCGTTAGCAAGGCTAattgccattggggcttgaaccactggcCAGAGCCTCTtgccaacatcctaaggtatggtttgaaccatggctaagggccctaggcagCTACAATCCAAGCAACACCTGCCACCACTCACAAGCTCCACCCGAGAATGCATCTCACACGCGTGGGGTGTCTTGTTCGTTCTTGCTGTCATGTGTCATTCCAGTCgccatatgatcgaccatggcatgatttagacatcatgaggtattgtatgaaccatggataagggttaaaaagccaaccaagatccacactacCCCTAAAATTCGAAACCTACACATGCAGAAAATAAAGGGTTCGAAGGGCACTTGTCTTGTTTTATTTCGAAAACATATGGAACCATAGaagccttgaaaggccgacttggtcacgtcttagacataccAAGGAGagattctaaccatggctacagcccctagggcatCCAAGATCAGAACCCTCCGTCTTGACAGCAAAACACGAAAATGACATAATGGACGAGTTTCTGTCATTTCCCTTCCTTgcgtgcatggggcttgaactaatagaccaacatggtcctaacaCATCCTATTATGTGCCTAggtgcagccttgggagcctaggatcAAGCCAACCAGCTGAACTCACAAAAACAAGCAACCCGTGAGGCATAGAGGAAACCGAAACAAAAATCTGTACATGTTTCAAAAATAATGTTGtgatggtttcggtttttgctagttaaaatcatgtatatgtgatgtttaaaatacctatatggcttgattgaagagcaaggaagaatatagacatgccttggatttgttttgaaagaaaaacaaacgaatacaacggcgcggcggagacggagtgttcCTCTTTTGTTTTTCTCTCTACTTTTCTCTCAAGCCTCACACGATTTTCTCTCTACTGAAAATGCTCTGAAATTTCGAGAATGAGGAGGAGGAAAATGGTTAGGGATGAAGGGAAAGTCTACCAATAAAATGGGATAGAATGGCAAGATAAAAATCTTCCTATCTAGAGTTTGAGAGATAAGAAAGTTGCTATGATATCAAGAGATTTTCTTGAGGGATAATTAATGGGATGTGGCCGAATTCTAATCTAGATGCAAGGTAGAAAATTGCTAATTTAATAATTACTTGGTGATTAAAAGGTGGGGGAATTATCTCCCAAGAAAATAATAATGAATGATATCAAACGGTGAGTTGTCAAACCAataacaaatcttttaaatggGGGCCGAATTCTACTAAGTAAATGGAGTGAGAATatttctaaattattaattgttGATGATTAAATGTGGGGGAATTAATCATACCAAGGAAAGGATAAGGAAAAGGATCAataatggagagttgccaaataTTTAAATCCTAAAAAGGGGTGGCCGATTTCTAGAATAAAAATGGaggaaaatattgcttaattgttgtattttaaatttttaaagttttatctacccattaagtattatagtgaattaataaataaattattgaacctaaaagaacttatttactacttatctcagattatttaaataattccttaaacattctcttacaataaattaacttattatttaccttaaataaattctaggaatgttttcttaatattaaattttatcttcatactccaactccagtccggcctcacttaattaactgaaaagataaaactatacTCATGCgacttaaaataaataatcaagactaaataactttaaaatgcataaaaaaataaaaaaatcatttttaatttaaatactagaaattatgcatggcttatacgtagtctggtttaacggattctacaactctcccctccttaaaagaaatttcgtcctcgaaattaaaacttaccgaataactcggggtaccgactccccatctctggttctgactcccacgtagcttcctcctctgaatgattaagccatttgactttcactcgcttaaccagcttgttccgaatcTTCTTCTcatgtctgtctaagatt contains the following coding sequences:
- the LOC142505050 gene encoding uncharacterized protein LOC142505050, with product MSNELQRRFEEAVNTAYIHLHLKELYFVRTRSERHATIKELMTTHLREGTLVHEHGVRMIELIAKLVRLDVVILSELSTDILLLSLPASFDGFVVNFNMNKLEATLKELVIGRSKRLRDSETFQRLENRARVDVTAI